One Methylobacterium sp. SyP6R genomic window carries:
- a CDS encoding PhzF family phenazine biosynthesis protein, with amino-acid sequence MNFPSTTTRLELWQVDVFAERPLSGNPAAVIFGAADLPDDMLQAIARETNLSETVFLAPPEEGGDFRVRIFTTKRELRFAGHPTLAAAHAFTEATGSTAIGLRQECGIGLVTVQRANPGATWFVQMPEASLTQTDIVPEKVAAALGIALESVLDRPVVRAATGVPWLLVELDGPAALAALTPDFSAITRITRAHDAVGLTVFVRAPCPGVAARLRSFAPAEGIYEDPVCGSCAGALAAFLLSGSPPPPGELVFEQGAEISRPGRVLISAADEGAARRHAVGGRCVTVLRGQLKL; translated from the coding sequence ATGAACTTTCCTTCGACCACGACGCGGCTTGAGCTCTGGCAGGTGGACGTCTTTGCCGAGAGGCCGCTATCCGGAAACCCGGCGGCGGTGATATTCGGCGCTGCCGATCTGCCAGATGACATGCTGCAGGCAATCGCGCGCGAGACCAATCTTTCCGAGACCGTGTTCCTGGCCCCTCCAGAGGAGGGCGGCGATTTCAGAGTTCGCATCTTCACGACCAAGCGTGAGCTCCGGTTCGCCGGTCATCCGACGTTGGCGGCGGCGCACGCCTTCACGGAGGCGACGGGATCAACGGCCATCGGACTGCGACAGGAATGTGGAATCGGTCTCGTGACCGTCCAGCGCGCCAATCCCGGAGCGACATGGTTCGTCCAGATGCCAGAGGCCAGCCTAACCCAGACCGACATCGTTCCCGAGAAGGTGGCGGCGGCGCTCGGGATCGCACTGGAGAGTGTGCTAGACCGGCCGGTGGTGCGCGCAGCGACGGGCGTACCCTGGCTCCTGGTTGAGCTCGACGGCCCCGCGGCGCTGGCAGCGCTCACACCTGATTTCTCCGCGATCACCCGGATCACACGGGCCCACGACGCTGTGGGTCTCACCGTCTTCGTCCGCGCACCCTGTCCAGGCGTCGCCGCTCGGCTACGGAGCTTCGCACCGGCCGAGGGCATCTACGAGGATCCGGTCTGCGGCTCCTGCGCCGGAGCGCTCGCGGCCTTCCTCCTGTCTGGCAGCCCGCCACCGCCCGGCGAACTCGTGTTCGAACAAGGAGCCGAGATCAGCCGGCCCGGGCGGGTCCTGATCTCGGCAGCGGACGAGGGCGCCGCCCGGCGCCATGCCGTCGGCGGTCGGTGCGTCACGGTCCTGCGGGGCCAGCTCAAGCTCTGA